A DNA window from Comamonas sp. 26 contains the following coding sequences:
- a CDS encoding copper-binding protein, whose protein sequence is MKTTHLLAAALTCAAFTTVHAQDMKMPMKPAASASASTMPLVDGEVRKVDIQKNLVVLRHGDIPNLAMPAMTMGFEVSDKKMLDGLKVGDKVKFQAESINGKAMVTELKPNH, encoded by the coding sequence ATGAAAACAACTCACTTACTTGCCGCAGCCCTCACATGTGCAGCGTTCACAACAGTCCATGCTCAGGACATGAAAATGCCAATGAAGCCAGCTGCAAGTGCATCAGCTTCCACCATGCCCTTAGTTGATGGTGAAGTCCGCAAGGTTGACATCCAAAAGAACCTTGTCGTCCTGCGTCACGGAGATATTCCGAACCTGGCGATGCCGGCCATGACCATGGGCTTCGAGGTATCCGATAAGAAGATGCTCGACGGCTTAAAGGTTGGCGATAAGGTGAAGTTCCAAGCAGAGTCGATCAATGGCAAAGCTATGGTCACGGAATTGAAACCGAACCATTGA
- a CDS encoding diacylglycerol kinase, producing MREKWKTTRKLVFLIIFKKNRKGLSRIWHASKYSWSGIKDAWLEPAFRLAVILFVISLPLAQLIGRSMMEKLLLISCIWFLMIVEVINSAIESAIDRVGLQYHELSGKAKDLGSASVLMTIIFCLIIWSSLIFKNII from the coding sequence TTGCGTGAAAAATGGAAAACAACTCGGAAGCTAGTATTTTTAATAATATTCAAAAAAAATAGGAAAGGACTTTCTAGAATCTGGCATGCATCAAAATACTCATGGTCAGGCATAAAGGATGCGTGGCTAGAGCCTGCATTCCGCCTTGCGGTAATATTATTTGTGATTTCGCTTCCATTGGCTCAATTGATTGGGAGATCTATGATGGAAAAATTGCTCCTGATCTCTTGTATCTGGTTTTTGATGATAGTTGAGGTAATTAATTCTGCGATAGAGTCCGCAATAGATAGAGTAGGACTTCAATATCACGAACTTTCCGGGAAAGCCAAAGATTTGGGTAGTGCCTCCGTATTAATGACAATTATTTTTTGTCTGATAATTTGGTCTTCTCTAATTTTTAAAAATATTATTTAA
- a CDS encoding phosphoethanolamine transferase, with product MSAPASEDNLKFHRQRIGLFFQKTTDRHKLWVTIISLLVMQIVFASLGYEGRKILQISVLLIPTLLLLLIPINNSRLNLIRAFLVWSFVLVFLLDSAVRAHLISIYAAAPDSTMVVSALANTNTSEIGGYISTHIRDFSGSSIILIISAGIALWLSLKGSRKKTKISKIELIALSIIILISAVSYISKPWRRINPLIFWSNLSESLKITKDSWASYGKERALAQRSAKSESPSIARKDKSTVVLVISESINRDNMGIYGYARNTTPMLEKLQKDIGDRFLVIRNSWSTEATTIPAIDSMMNFTTGETDKKLNIIALAKEAGYKTWWISNHDDIAITQKHAAMADVASMENNKPGRSSNSLDEILLPSYENALKDSHPRKLIVLHMLGAHPHYRLRYPEKQPIFTDDEVSRIMSAAERSMWVQEFRNDYDSAVVYQDRVVASVFEKLRSSPSSADDYKSIIYVSDHGQEVGHQTNKVGHSPSTASGYKIPTIIWTSTGTDVASKNIYDRPFRSDWLAWTMSDLMALRWNSYEPSRSIINPSYSWVSPSLPIKDPITGALLHISAPGQISPTPGAARPQPPSAGSPVQ from the coding sequence ATGAGCGCACCGGCATCCGAAGATAATCTTAAATTTCACCGACAAAGAATAGGTTTGTTTTTTCAAAAAACTACCGATCGCCATAAGCTATGGGTAACTATTATTTCTCTGCTTGTGATGCAAATTGTTTTTGCATCTCTAGGATATGAAGGCAGAAAAATATTACAGATAAGCGTCCTACTTATACCGACTCTATTATTGTTACTAATTCCAATCAATAACTCTAGATTAAATCTAATTAGAGCATTTCTTGTTTGGAGTTTTGTTCTTGTATTTTTATTAGACTCAGCCGTCCGAGCGCATCTCATCTCAATTTATGCTGCTGCGCCAGATAGTACGATGGTGGTAAGTGCACTTGCTAACACAAATACATCGGAAATTGGAGGCTATATATCCACACACATCCGTGATTTCAGTGGATCCAGTATTATTTTAATAATTTCAGCGGGAATTGCCCTTTGGTTATCTCTAAAAGGATCCAGAAAAAAAACAAAGATCTCTAAAATTGAGCTGATCGCTTTATCCATCATTATCCTAATCTCAGCCGTTTCGTACATCAGTAAACCTTGGAGAAGAATTAATCCTCTGATTTTTTGGTCTAATTTATCTGAATCCTTAAAGATTACGAAAGATAGCTGGGCGTCATATGGGAAAGAGCGCGCCTTGGCACAAAGGTCGGCGAAAAGTGAGAGTCCTTCAATTGCCAGGAAAGATAAATCCACCGTGGTTCTTGTTATTTCCGAGAGTATAAATCGAGATAACATGGGAATTTATGGCTACGCAAGGAATACGACACCGATGCTTGAAAAGCTTCAGAAAGACATAGGTGATAGATTTCTAGTTATTCGTAATTCATGGTCCACGGAAGCAACTACTATTCCTGCCATCGATAGCATGATGAACTTCACAACTGGTGAAACGGATAAGAAGTTAAATATTATTGCTCTAGCGAAAGAAGCAGGATATAAGACTTGGTGGATAAGCAATCATGACGATATTGCAATTACGCAGAAGCACGCAGCTATGGCCGACGTGGCTTCCATGGAAAATAATAAGCCAGGAAGATCTAGCAATTCACTTGATGAGATTTTATTACCATCATATGAGAATGCCCTTAAAGATTCACACCCTCGGAAATTGATTGTTTTACATATGCTGGGTGCTCATCCTCATTATCGTCTGCGATACCCGGAAAAGCAGCCTATATTTACCGATGATGAAGTATCAAGAATAATGTCTGCGGCTGAACGTTCAATGTGGGTTCAGGAATTTAGAAATGACTACGATTCAGCTGTTGTTTATCAAGACAGGGTAGTTGCATCTGTCTTTGAAAAATTAAGAAGTTCCCCATCCAGTGCAGATGACTATAAGTCCATTATTTACGTATCAGATCACGGACAAGAAGTTGGACATCAAACAAATAAAGTTGGTCACAGTCCAAGTACTGCATCCGGTTATAAAATACCCACAATAATTTGGACATCGACTGGAACTGATGTTGCTTCTAAAAATATATATGATAGACCATTTAGATCTGACTGGCTCGCTTGGACCATGTCGGATTTAATGGCATTAAGATGGAATAGTTACGAGCCATCTCGAAGCATTATCAACCCAAGCTATAGCTGGGTTAGCCCAAGCTTACCTATAAAAGACCCAATAACTGGGGCGTTGTTGCACATATCAGCCCCAGGCCAGATTTCCCCAACCCCAGGCGCGGCTAGGCCACAGCCACCGTCTGCGGGCAGCCCAGTTCAGTAA
- a CDS encoding zinc ribbon domain-containing protein — MSFFERLLGGHHRSGGDHHGNGHHQKRTPASYNDPGVSGGIICPNCRTQSSPQARFCQQCGSGLAPQACNACGVQMALGSRFCSNCGKSA, encoded by the coding sequence ATGAGCTTTTTTGAACGCCTACTCGGAGGCCATCACCGATCTGGTGGCGATCATCATGGGAATGGTCATCATCAAAAACGGACACCCGCCTCCTACAACGATCCAGGAGTGTCCGGTGGGATCATTTGTCCTAACTGCCGAACTCAAAGCTCTCCCCAAGCACGGTTCTGTCAACAGTGCGGAAGCGGCCTAGCCCCCCAGGCCTGCAACGCATGCGGCGTGCAGATGGCGCTTGGATCGCGTTTTTGCTCAAACTGCGGAAAGTCTGCTTAG
- a CDS encoding IS3 family transposase, giving the protein MYSYEDRIRAVTLYIQLGKRVAATIQQLGYPTKNSLKGWCREYEQDRDLKTAVVRPPKFTTEQKARAVEHYLMHGRCAAFTIKALGYPRRASLHAWVQELNPRARPRVLGASSNEQKHAAVLALCMRQGSAQAIADNVGVCRETLYNWRNELLGPEALASMKRFNDSSTGSELSQLEQQLQTLRREVRRLQLEQELLKKANELLKKEQGIILHLLSNREKTLLVDALRHAYSLAELLASLVLARSSYFYHRARLNAGEKYVSVRRTITDIFERNHSCYGYRRIQASLVRQCVWISEKVVRRLMKQEGLVAAVPKRRRYGSYLGEISPAPENLLNRNFNATAPNQKWLTDISEFQLPAGKVYLSPMIDCFDGMVVSWSIGTRPDAELVNTMLDAAIAKLNDSEVQPMVHSDRGAHYRWPGWLSRIADAKLVRSMSRKGYSPDNAACEGFFGRLKNELFYARDWQNTSIEQFTQVLDAYIRWYNEQRIKISLGARSPVEYRRALGIAA; this is encoded by the coding sequence ATGTATTCATACGAAGATCGAATCCGCGCGGTGACGCTCTACATCCAGCTAGGCAAACGAGTCGCGGCAACCATTCAGCAGTTGGGTTATCCCACCAAGAATTCGCTCAAGGGGTGGTGCCGCGAGTACGAGCAGGACCGGGACTTGAAGACCGCGGTTGTTCGCCCGCCGAAGTTCACCACTGAGCAAAAGGCACGGGCCGTCGAACACTATCTGATGCACGGGCGCTGCGCGGCTTTCACCATCAAGGCTCTTGGCTATCCCAGGCGGGCCTCTCTTCACGCTTGGGTTCAGGAGCTCAATCCCCGAGCTCGGCCACGCGTGCTGGGAGCATCTTCAAACGAGCAAAAGCACGCTGCGGTGCTTGCGCTGTGCATGCGTCAAGGAAGCGCTCAAGCCATCGCTGACAACGTTGGTGTGTGTCGAGAGACGCTGTACAACTGGCGCAATGAACTATTGGGGCCAGAGGCTCTCGCATCGATGAAGCGCTTCAATGATTCTTCAACGGGTTCGGAGCTGTCCCAGTTGGAGCAGCAACTCCAGACGCTACGCCGTGAAGTGAGACGGTTGCAGTTGGAGCAGGAGTTATTGAAGAAGGCGAATGAGCTCCTAAAAAAGGAACAGGGCATCATCCTTCATCTCCTGAGCAATCGGGAGAAGACACTCCTGGTTGATGCCCTGCGCCATGCGTACTCGCTTGCCGAGTTGCTTGCCTCGCTAGTCCTGGCTCGCAGCTCGTACTTTTACCATCGAGCTCGGCTCAACGCTGGCGAGAAGTATGTCTCGGTGCGCCGAACGATCACCGACATCTTCGAGCGCAACCATAGCTGCTATGGCTACCGTCGCATCCAGGCCTCACTGGTCAGGCAATGTGTGTGGATCTCGGAGAAGGTGGTCCGGCGCCTGATGAAGCAGGAAGGGCTAGTAGCTGCTGTACCCAAACGACGCCGCTACGGTTCCTACTTGGGAGAGATCAGCCCGGCCCCTGAGAACTTGCTGAACCGTAACTTCAATGCCACTGCGCCTAACCAGAAGTGGCTGACCGACATCTCGGAGTTCCAACTGCCCGCCGGCAAAGTCTACCTCTCGCCCATGATCGATTGCTTCGATGGAATGGTGGTGAGCTGGTCTATCGGAACACGCCCCGACGCTGAACTGGTCAACACGATGCTGGATGCCGCGATCGCCAAGCTCAATGACAGCGAAGTGCAACCTATGGTTCACTCCGACCGTGGTGCTCACTATCGCTGGCCAGGATGGTTGTCACGCATCGCTGATGCCAAGTTAGTGCGTTCGATGTCACGCAAGGGCTACTCACCGGACAATGCGGCCTGTGAAGGTTTCTTCGGGCGGCTCAAAAACGAACTGTTCTATGCCCGCGACTGGCAAAACACGAGCATTGAGCAGTTCACACAAGTTCTGGACGCATACATCCGTTGGTACAACGAGCAACGGATCAAGATCTCGTTGGGGGCACGAAGCCCTGTCGAGTACCGCAGGGCCCTCGGGATCGCTGCATAA
- the mntP gene encoding manganese efflux pump MntP, producing the protein MNAASILLLAFAMSTDAFAAAVGKGSALLKPRWSEALRTGAIFGVIEAITPLVGWALGYAASDYVKAWDHWIAFVLLLVLGGRMLIGAIKVPDGEEPSKPARHGFWLFVATGFATSIDAMAVGVGLAFLGVSIVTVALAIGFATFAMVTLGVMVGRVLGNIAGRWAEAIGGVLLISIGSIILYEHLVAI; encoded by the coding sequence ATGAATGCCGCTTCTATCTTGCTCCTGGCCTTTGCCATGTCCACCGATGCCTTTGCCGCAGCCGTCGGCAAAGGTTCTGCGCTACTCAAACCGCGCTGGTCTGAAGCATTGAGGACTGGTGCCATCTTCGGTGTCATCGAAGCCATCACGCCCTTGGTAGGCTGGGCGCTGGGCTATGCGGCTTCAGATTACGTCAAGGCCTGGGACCACTGGATCGCCTTTGTGCTGCTTCTGGTGCTAGGTGGAAGAATGTTGATCGGGGCAATCAAAGTGCCTGATGGTGAAGAGCCCAGCAAACCTGCACGACATGGCTTCTGGCTATTTGTTGCAACTGGATTTGCAACAAGCATTGATGCCATGGCCGTGGGCGTAGGACTTGCTTTTCTGGGCGTAAGCATCGTCACCGTTGCTCTCGCTATCGGCTTCGCAACATTCGCAATGGTGACGTTGGGCGTGATGGTCGGGCGTGTACTGGGGAATATTGCTGGGCGCTGGGCCGAAGCCATCGGCGGTGTCCTGCTGATCAGTATTGGCTCGATCATTTTGTACGAACATTTAGTCGCTATCTAA
- a CDS encoding phosphatase PAP2 family protein, with amino-acid sequence MTSWKMPNNINREFFVNHLLIPITFLALIFYYFMYLGGDNFFATKIYALQGYEWSLNDHWVTNKLLHKGGKHLSTIAIVVIIALYIFVLTSRNEQRKKWRSPLLYLILSSLVSVILVSLLKVLTNMDCPWNLNQFGGDRPFIGLFEHRPQEMGSGKCFPAGHASAGYAWVSLYFFFKMIIPKYRWIGLFFGIMAGLIFGISQQLRGAHFISHDIATILICWLLATILFILFCIKKYCVKNGKQLGS; translated from the coding sequence GTGACAAGCTGGAAGATGCCAAATAATATAAATAGAGAATTCTTTGTAAATCACTTACTGATTCCGATTACTTTCCTGGCGCTAATTTTTTATTATTTCATGTACCTGGGGGGGGATAATTTTTTTGCCACGAAAATATATGCCCTGCAGGGTTATGAATGGTCTTTGAATGATCATTGGGTTACAAACAAATTGCTTCATAAGGGTGGAAAGCATCTGAGCACCATAGCAATCGTTGTGATCATTGCACTGTATATATTTGTACTTACCTCCAGAAATGAGCAGCGGAAAAAATGGCGATCTCCACTGCTTTACTTAATTTTATCCAGTTTGGTCAGTGTAATTTTAGTGAGTCTTCTTAAAGTGTTGACAAATATGGATTGCCCGTGGAATTTAAATCAATTTGGTGGCGATCGCCCCTTTATCGGTCTTTTCGAGCACAGGCCTCAAGAGATGGGGAGCGGAAAATGCTTTCCGGCAGGTCATGCGAGCGCTGGCTATGCCTGGGTTAGTCTATATTTCTTCTTTAAGATGATCATCCCTAAGTATCGATGGATAGGATTATTTTTCGGTATCATGGCTGGATTGATATTCGGTATATCTCAACAATTGAGAGGAGCCCATTTTATTTCTCATGACATTGCCACAATTCTCATTTGTTGGCTGCTGGCTACTATTTTATTTATATTGTTTTGCATCAAGAAATATTGCGTGAAAAATGGAAAACAACTCGGAAGCTAG
- the flgB gene encoding flagellar basal body rod protein FlgB, which yields MDSLRFEDAALYLRVKRMEVLASNIANADTPGYQAKDIDFKAALEETQRQMLTVQSTNKSHLGNIAPTSIDPQIAFRPVSQNAMDRNTVDLDQERASFTANAIRTQFAMNQAVDEYVEMGQMLSKLV from the coding sequence ATGGATTCTCTTAGATTCGAGGATGCCGCTCTATATCTTAGAGTTAAGAGGATGGAAGTATTAGCAAGCAATATTGCGAATGCTGACACTCCTGGATACCAAGCGAAAGATATAGACTTCAAGGCTGCGCTTGAAGAGACGCAAAGGCAAATGCTGACAGTGCAGTCTACGAATAAGTCCCACCTTGGGAACATTGCTCCAACATCAATTGATCCTCAGATTGCATTTCGCCCTGTCTCTCAGAATGCAATGGATAGAAATACGGTTGATCTCGATCAAGAGAGGGCATCATTTACAGCTAATGCTATTCGTACACAATTCGCTATGAATCAAGCTGTCGATGAATATGTAGAGATGGGGCAAATGCTGTCGAAATTAGTTTAA
- a CDS encoding cation-translocating P-type ATPase: MKPPNIDDNMLSTATTDCCSSHTIPSVEATPLDRGLTYRIPTMDCAGEEAEIRRALEPIAGIRGLRFQLSQRTLKIDADTDALAAALLAITEAGFEPKLISSNTADSSHAAGDSHDNELVRGTTPKLVAALALAIAAEGVGYFAPETMAWKVAGFAVAAIAIWLAGFDVYKKGFGALRRGKLNINALMTVAVTGAFVIGQWPEAAMVMALYAIAEAIEARAVDRARNAIQGLLAMAPDQASVRQSDGSWLTVAVAQIAVGSTLRVKPGERVPMDGVVQAGQTSINQAPVTGESIPVDKAVGDPVFAGTINESGTFEFEVTALASNSTLARIIHAVEQAQATRAPTQGFVDRFAAIYTPAIFVIAVVVALVGPWLLGWTWMQAVYKALVLLVIACPCALVISTPVTIVSGLAAAARRGILIKGGIYLEEARKLKAIALDKTGTITEGKPRLVDWSLVDAASSLDTAESVAAALAGHSDHPVSRAIAAGLKPNNADIQNFTALAGRGVQAELSGTVYVLGNHRLIEERGQCSSELEATLKRHEESGRTVTLLADPERVIALFAVADTIKGSSREAISELKALGITPVMLTGDNQATASSVASEAGIEQARGNLLPEDKLAAIKTLQGQYGLTAMTGDGINDAPALAQADVGVAMGAAGTDTAMEAADVVVMNDDLRRIAETVKLSRSTHAILWQNITLALGIKAVFLVLAVFGNASMWMAVFADMGASLLVVVNGLRLLGKVPKS; encoded by the coding sequence ATGAAGCCCCCAAACATTGATGACAACATGCTTAGTACCGCCACCACGGATTGCTGTAGCTCACACACCATCCCGAGCGTGGAGGCAACTCCGTTGGATCGAGGGCTAACGTACCGCATTCCAACGATGGATTGCGCTGGCGAGGAAGCTGAGATACGTCGTGCACTTGAACCAATTGCAGGTATCCGGGGACTCAGATTCCAGCTCTCGCAGAGAACTCTCAAAATTGATGCGGACACTGATGCCCTTGCTGCCGCATTGTTGGCAATCACTGAAGCTGGCTTTGAGCCAAAGCTGATCTCATCGAACACTGCGGACTCAAGCCATGCGGCCGGCGACAGCCACGACAATGAGCTTGTGCGTGGCACAACTCCAAAGTTGGTCGCGGCGCTTGCTCTTGCTATCGCTGCGGAAGGTGTCGGCTACTTCGCGCCAGAAACCATGGCTTGGAAAGTCGCCGGCTTTGCAGTCGCCGCGATTGCGATTTGGCTTGCGGGCTTTGACGTCTATAAAAAAGGGTTTGGAGCACTGCGTCGTGGCAAGCTGAACATCAATGCATTGATGACTGTTGCTGTGACTGGTGCGTTTGTCATCGGTCAATGGCCTGAAGCGGCGATGGTGATGGCGTTGTATGCCATCGCCGAGGCAATCGAGGCGAGGGCAGTCGATCGGGCCCGCAATGCCATTCAGGGGTTGCTTGCGATGGCTCCGGACCAAGCATCGGTTCGCCAAAGTGACGGTAGTTGGCTAACCGTCGCAGTTGCACAAATCGCAGTGGGCTCGACGCTGCGAGTCAAGCCAGGTGAGCGCGTTCCTATGGATGGAGTCGTTCAGGCAGGACAAACGAGCATCAACCAGGCCCCCGTAACTGGTGAAAGTATCCCCGTTGACAAGGCGGTGGGTGACCCGGTGTTTGCGGGCACCATCAACGAGTCTGGAACTTTTGAGTTTGAAGTTACTGCATTGGCCTCCAACTCGACGTTGGCGAGGATTATTCATGCCGTTGAGCAAGCACAAGCGACTCGAGCACCTACTCAGGGGTTCGTTGATCGATTTGCTGCAATTTACACACCTGCAATTTTCGTTATCGCCGTCGTCGTAGCATTGGTAGGCCCCTGGCTACTTGGCTGGACGTGGATGCAGGCCGTCTATAAGGCACTGGTTCTGCTAGTTATTGCTTGCCCCTGCGCACTCGTCATTTCCACACCAGTGACGATTGTGAGCGGCTTAGCGGCAGCAGCCCGCCGTGGTATTTTGATCAAAGGCGGTATCTATCTGGAAGAGGCGCGCAAGCTTAAGGCAATCGCGCTGGACAAGACCGGAACAATTACTGAGGGCAAGCCGCGCCTTGTGGACTGGTCGCTGGTTGATGCCGCGAGCAGCCTTGATACCGCGGAGTCGGTGGCAGCAGCTCTCGCTGGCCACTCAGATCATCCTGTGTCGCGCGCCATCGCAGCGGGCCTGAAGCCTAACAACGCAGACATTCAGAACTTCACGGCACTTGCTGGACGAGGTGTGCAGGCCGAACTGAGTGGAACAGTCTATGTACTAGGGAATCATCGCTTGATTGAGGAACGTGGCCAATGCTCCTCAGAGCTTGAAGCCACGCTCAAGCGGCATGAAGAATCCGGCCGTACTGTCACATTGCTTGCCGACCCGGAACGAGTCATCGCACTGTTTGCAGTTGCCGACACGATTAAGGGCTCCTCTCGTGAAGCTATATCTGAATTGAAAGCGCTTGGTATCACCCCAGTCATGCTGACTGGAGATAACCAAGCCACCGCCTCTTCAGTAGCCAGTGAAGCTGGTATCGAGCAAGCACGAGGAAACTTGTTGCCGGAGGACAAGCTAGCTGCCATCAAAACGCTCCAGGGCCAATATGGACTCACAGCAATGACGGGCGACGGTATCAATGATGCCCCAGCGCTGGCCCAAGCAGACGTCGGGGTTGCCATGGGTGCCGCCGGTACAGATACCGCTATGGAAGCAGCCGACGTCGTCGTGATGAATGATGACTTGCGAAGGATTGCTGAGACAGTGAAGCTGTCTCGATCCACCCATGCGATCCTTTGGCAAAACATCACTCTTGCTCTTGGCATCAAGGCCGTATTTCTAGTCTTGGCAGTGTTCGGGAATGCATCCATGTGGATGGCGGTATTCGCAGATATGGGGGCAAGTCTCCTAGTTGTAGTCAATGGGCTAAGGCTGCTTGGAAAAGTGCCCAAGTCCTGA
- a CDS encoding CzcE family metal-binding protein, with protein sequence MKTNLAFLASIVLSCATVSMSASANESGVLGPSESATTKSFESTSSTTRTADRTFGRAGAESQVSRVVDTTRSTQYLNLVCGETVAFTNGKEQFIWKFDVMGHRPVDLSKIAPAAFAGSTLKIYVAKNELERH encoded by the coding sequence ATGAAAACTAATCTCGCATTTCTGGCTTCAATCGTGCTGTCCTGCGCCACCGTTTCAATGTCTGCATCTGCAAATGAAAGTGGCGTCTTGGGTCCATCGGAAAGCGCGACTACAAAGTCCTTCGAAAGTACCAGCTCGACCACACGTACTGCAGACAGAACTTTTGGACGAGCAGGTGCTGAGTCTCAGGTCTCACGCGTTGTAGACACAACACGAAGCACTCAATATCTCAATCTTGTATGTGGAGAGACGGTCGCGTTCACCAACGGCAAGGAACAGTTCATCTGGAAATTTGATGTGATGGGTCATAGGCCCGTCGACCTGTCAAAGATCGCACCTGCAGCGTTTGCAGGTAGCACGCTAAAGATCTACGTTGCGAAAAATGAGCTCGAGCGCCATTGA
- the cadR gene encoding Cd(II)/Pb(II)-responsive transcriptional regulator gives MKIGELAEVAGTAVETIHFYEREKLLPSAATAENNYRVYSTDHIDQLAFIRCCRSLNMTLDEVRSLLSLRESSAKDCAEVNALLDTHIEHVTHRIQELNALLTELQTIRASCSAPKALSECGVLSRLETGSTTSSASTRPQRHIDGAH, from the coding sequence ATGAAGATTGGTGAACTGGCTGAGGTCGCTGGTACGGCGGTTGAGACCATTCACTTTTATGAACGCGAGAAACTGCTGCCTTCGGCTGCTACAGCTGAAAACAACTACCGTGTTTACTCGACGGACCACATAGACCAACTTGCCTTCATTCGATGCTGCCGATCGCTGAATATGACACTTGATGAAGTACGTTCTTTGCTCTCGCTACGGGAGTCATCTGCGAAGGACTGTGCGGAAGTCAATGCACTCTTGGACACACACATAGAACATGTCACTCATCGCATTCAGGAACTGAATGCTCTCCTCACTGAACTCCAGACCATTCGTGCAAGCTGCAGCGCTCCAAAGGCGCTTTCTGAATGCGGCGTTCTCTCAAGACTGGAGACAGGCTCCACGACAAGCAGCGCGTCTACTCGCCCCCAGCGCCATATCGACGGCGCGCACTAG
- a CDS encoding transposase yields the protein MSVPVVQTPLSHHQLEAIQRSAQCAGLTDHLAGQRHGWFAAASGKRGHSPKFSDAAIQYGLTIKPLWIDLAADHMLCSDTTGVVWTAVTSSRLQHVVQPLTQSYRSSSAGLRLLVDSTGIKFLDEAEWKCKKHGPECRRQVAELHIRAAIPNRFTELGCPQTVAVA from the coding sequence GTGTCAGTCCCCGTAGTCCAAACCCCGCTATCGCACCACCAACTGGAAGCAATACAACGCAGCGCTCAATGCGCGGGGCTCACCGACCATCTGGCTGGACAAAGGCATGGCTGGTTTGCAGCTGCCAGCGGCAAACGCGGGCACAGCCCGAAGTTCTCCGATGCGGCCATCCAGTACGGCCTGACCATCAAACCTCTTTGGATTGACCTTGCGGCAGACCACATGCTTTGTTCTGACACTACTGGCGTTGTCTGGACTGCTGTGACCAGTTCCCGACTTCAGCACGTTGTGCAACCGCTAACGCAGTCTTACCGGTCCAGCTCCGCCGGCCTGCGCCTACTGGTCGACTCCACGGGCATCAAGTTCCTGGACGAAGCCGAGTGGAAGTGCAAAAAGCATGGGCCAGAGTGTCGCCGCCAAGTTGCCGAACTGCACATTCGAGCCGCCATCCCCAATCGGTTTACTGAACTGGGCTGCCCGCAGACGGTGGCTGTGGCCTAG